The window TGCTTTTTCCTGTACTGCAAAGTTTGCTACTGTTAAAGCATCAACTAATTCATCTTTGTTTCCTCTACCATCTTTTGTTACTATTACTGAGTTTACTCTTAATCCGTTCGCAACTTCATTAGCACTATAGTAGTATTTTTTGATTATAGCTGCATTTGTTGCCTGTCTATTTTCTCCAGCAACTCTTTCTATTGAACCATTTTCACCTGTTGATTCTTCTATTGCTTCGTAATCTTCTTTAGATATTGATGCTTCTCCACCTACTACTGTTACATCTTTTTCTTCTAATTCATCTATTGCCTGATAAGATATTCCACCTTTTTTAGCTACTATTATTGGAGTTTTACCATGAGCTGCTACTGGTGCTATTGACATTGCATCTGCTTCACCTTCTGCTCCTACTACAAATCTTCCATCTATTGGAGCCTGATTAACTTTTTCTATTGCTTCAGCTACTTCTAATGAAGTTTCTTCTCTGTTTGCTCCGTTGTATCTTTCTATTTTGAATCCGTAGCTTCTTAATTCTTTTTCTAATTCTCTTGATAATACACTTGTTCCACCTACTAAGTGTATTGTTGTGTTTACATCACCTATTTTTTTGTCAGCTAATAATTCTTTTAAGAATGATTTTGTTGCTTTTGGTAATGCATCTGCTTCTGTTAATAACATTGGCGCAGCCTGATTGCTAGCTACATTTGGATTTGCATCTAAAGTTGCTGCTAATGGTGCTGCTGCTAATCCGTCTACTAATGATTTTCCATTTACTAATACTATATGTGATGGAGTAATTGTTGGAGTTGTATCATTAGCACCTACAAGATCTTTTGACATTCCTAACTGTTCTCTTGCTACTGATACTGCTGTTTCATATCTGTTATCTCCAGCTAATATATCTACTTTTGCAAGTCTACTGTACATCCAGTTGAATACTGTCTGAGTTGAAGCTTTTTCACCTTTTACTGTGTATTTAGTAGTTTTTCCTGTTTTGTTTATTATTTCAACAACGAATCCATATTCACCTTTAGTGCTTTCAAGTTCTGTTGTTGCATTTTCTATATTATTTCCATTTAAGTGTTTGAATACTACTTTGTATCCAGTTTTTTTGCTAGCTGCTTTTATTAATGATAAGAAGTCATGTCCTTCTGTTGTTAACATTAATCCATCATATAAATCTTCTGTTTTGAAGTTGTTTTCTTCTCCAGTTATTGTTATTTCTTCTATATCTTTTTCAGGTATATCAGTTTTTTCCATAACTACAGGGAATTTAGCTATATCTTCAACTGTACATTTTATAGTTGTTCCATTAACATTAGCACCCTTTGCTCCTGGAGTAGTTCCATCTATTTCATAAACGTGTCCATCTTTAGTATCTACATGTTTGAAATCTAATACATGGTCTTCTGCTTTTAAAACTAATTTTTTATATGTTCCAACAGGAACAGTTCCTCCAGGATTTGTAACTTTTGGTAATTCCATACCTATATGTTCATTGAAATATATAGTCATTGTTTTTGCTGCAGTATCAGAAACAACCTGTTTTTCATCTGCTATAAGATTTTTATTTACTGTTCCATCAGTTAAAGTAGCATTATCATCATTAGCTAATGCATTTATTATAGCTTCTTTTGTAGTTGTAGCATTTTTAACAAAATCATCTTCTGTATATTTTTTAACTACATTTTCTTTTTCAACTATTTTACCATCTTCATCAGTTGTAAAACCTTTTGAGTATATAACTACTTTCTGTCCAGCTGTTAATCCTTTAAATTCTTCCTGTAATTTCTGGAATAATGCTCTTTTTTTTGTTGAGTCCTTTAAATCTTCAGCTAATTCGTCAACAGCTACATCAACATCGTTTACTTTTACTCCATATACTGAATGTCCATTGCTTGTATATAAAGTTTCTGTTACTTTATTATATACTTTTTCTACTAATGAACCTAATTCATTCT of the uncultured Fusobacterium sp. genome contains:
- a CDS encoding cell wall-binding repeat-containing protein; its protein translation is MNKKKLSVVMAGAMLASSVAPVLAATESKVDQNELGSLVEKVYNKVTETLYTSNGHSVYGVKVNDVDVAVDELAEDLKDSTKKRALFQKLQEEFKGLTAGQKVVIYSKGFTTDEDGKIVEKENVVKKYTEDDFVKNATTTKEAIINALANDDNATLTDGTVNKNLIADEKQVVSDTAAKTMTIYFNEHIGMELPKVTNPGGTVPVGTYKKLVLKAEDHVLDFKHVDTKDGHVYEIDGTTPGAKGANVNGTTIKCTVEDIAKFPVVMEKTDIPEKDIEEITITGEENNFKTEDLYDGLMLTTEGHDFLSLIKAASKKTGYKVVFKHLNGNNIENATTELESTKGEYGFVVEIINKTGKTTKYTVKGEKASTQTVFNWMYSRLAKVDILAGDNRYETAVSVAREQLGMSKDLVGANDTTPTITPSHIVLVNGKSLVDGLAAAPLAATLDANPNVASNQAAPMLLTEADALPKATKSFLKELLADKKIGDVNTTIHLVGGTSVLSRELEKELRSYGFKIERYNGANREETSLEVAEAIEKVNQAPIDGRFVVGAEGEADAMSIAPVAAHGKTPIIVAKKGGISYQAIDELEEKDVTVVGGEASISKEDYEAIEESTGENGSIERVAGENRQATNAAIIKKYYYSANEVANGLRVNSVIVTKDGRGNKDELVDALTVANFAVQEKAPIVLAKDSLSKEQKDALLLRAKNSETLYQVGHGVSRDNIMAPIAKLLGLSNLK